A region of Rhodamnia argentea isolate NSW1041297 chromosome 9, ASM2092103v1, whole genome shotgun sequence DNA encodes the following proteins:
- the LOC115756005 gene encoding primase homolog protein isoform X3, which translates to MPFGVAQAHHLNSCPRMFVKMKPDGSSGSCAALRRSVRCSRTESTPPVTEARLQHSEGGVAGMAKLRGLEQKVELLGIDCEDLSRPGFYSNLFCPKCRGGQKVERSLSFHIVQSVEFAMWRCFRMECGWAGQAFADGCKSCDGDYAAIKVSSTVQMTEDSLRLEPLSNKIIGYFAERKILEETLHRNGVKQLSGKQCVISFPYKRKGQLVGCKYRTLDKKFWQEKGTEKALYGLDDISEADEIVIVEGEIDKLSLEEAGFLNCASVPSGAPVKVSNKELPSPDKDTAFQYLWSCKDYLDKASRIILATDGDAPGQALAEELARRLGKQRCWKVNWPKKDDSGSFNDANEVLKHLGPTALREVIEHAEAMSPTYSEPSNA; encoded by the exons ATGCCCTTCGGTGTCGCGCAGGCTCACCATCTCAATTCTTGCCCCAGAATGTTCGTCAAGATGAAGCCCGATGGATCTTCAGGTTCATGCGCAGCTCTGCGTCGCTCCGTCCGCTGTTCCAGGACGGAGAGCACACCTCCAG TTACAGAGGCGAGATTGCAGCATTCTGAGGGTGGGGTTGCTGGTATGGCGAAATTGAGAGGGTTGGAGCAGAAAGTGGAGCTTCTTGGTATTGACTGTGAGGATCTTAGCAGGCCTGGATTTTACAGCAACTTGTTTTGTCCAAAG TGTCGAGGGGGACAGAAAGTTGAGAGAAGTCTCTCTTTCCATATCGTCCAAAGTGT GGAGTTCGCAATGTGGAGGTGTTTCCGAATGGAATGTGGATGGGCTGGTCAG GCCTTTGCAGACGGTTGTAAATCATGTGATGGAGACTATGCAGCCATAAAGGTCAGTTCCACTGTACAGATGACAGAAGATAGCCTAAGGTTGGAACCCTTGAGCAATAAG ATTATTGGGTACTTTGCGGAACGAAAAATTTTGGAGGAAACTCTTCATAGAAATGGAGTCAAACAACTATCAGGCAAACAG TGtgtaatttcttttccttacaAAAGGAAAGGACAACTTGTTGGTTGCAAGTATCGGACCTTGGACAAGAAATTTTGGCAG GAGAAGGGTACCGAAAAGGCTTTGTATGGACTAGATGACATATCAGAAGCAGATGAAATTGTCATT GTTGAAGGTGAAATTGATAAGCTCTCATTGGAGGAAGCTGGCTTTCTAAATTGTGCAAGTGTTCCGAGTGGTGCCCCAGTAAAGGTTTCCAACAAAGAATTGCCTTCTCCGGACAAA GACACGGCTTTTCAATACTTATGGAGCTGCAAGGATTACTTGGATAAG GCTTCTCGAATAATCCTGGCAACTGATGGCGACGCACCTGGTCAAGCTTTGGCAGAGGAGCTTGCAAGGCGCCTTGGAAAACAAAG ATGTTGGAAGGTAAATTGGCCGAAAAAGGATGACAGCGGTAGCTTCAACGATGCAAATGag GTTCTCAAGCATTTAGGACCTACTGCCCTCAGGGAAGTAATTGAACATGCAGAGGCAATGTCTCCCACATACTCCGAACCAAGTAACGCTTAA
- the LOC115756005 gene encoding primase homolog protein isoform X4: MPFGVAQAHHLNSCPRMFVKMKPDGSSGSCAALRRSVRCSRTESTPPVTEARLQHSEGGVAGMAKLRGLEQKVELLGIDCEDLSRPGFYSNLFCPKCRGGQKVERSLSFHIVQSVEFAMWRCFRMECGWAGQAFADGCKSCDGDYAAIKVSSTVQMTEDSLRLEPLSNKIIGYFAERKILEETLHRNGVKQLSGKQCVISFPYKRKGQLVGCKYRTLDKKFWQEKGTEKALYGLDDISEADEIVIVEGEIDKLSLEEAGFLNCASVPSGAPVKVSNKELPSPDKDTAFQYLWSCKDYLDKASRIILATDGDAPGQALAEELAKRLGKQRCWKVNWPKKDDSGSFNDANEVLKHLGPTALREVIEHAEAMSPTYSEPSNA; encoded by the exons ATGCCCTTCGGTGTCGCGCAGGCTCACCATCTCAATTCTTGCCCCAGAATGTTCGTCAAGATGAAGCCCGATGGATCTTCAGGTTCATGCGCAGCTCTGCGTCGCTCCGTCCGCTGTTCCAGGACGGAGAGCACACCTCCAG TTACAGAGGCGAGATTGCAGCATTCTGAGGGTGGGGTTGCTGGTATGGCGAAATTGAGAGGGTTGGAGCAGAAAGTGGAGCTTCTTGGTATTGACTGTGAGGATCTTAGCAGGCCTGGATTTTACAGCAACTTGTTTTGTCCAAAG TGTCGAGGGGGACAGAAAGTTGAGAGAAGTCTCTCTTTCCATATCGTCCAAAGTGT GGAGTTCGCAATGTGGAGGTGTTTCCGAATGGAATGTGGATGGGCTGGTCAG GCCTTTGCAGACGGTTGTAAATCATGTGATGGAGACTATGCAGCCATAAAGGTCAGTTCCACTGTACAGATGACAGAAGATAGCCTAAGGTTGGAACCCTTGAGCAATAAG ATTATTGGGTACTTTGCGGAACGAAAAATTTTGGAGGAAACTCTTCATAGAAATGGAGTCAAACAACTATCAGGCAAACAG TGtgtaatttcttttccttacaAAAGGAAAGGACAACTTGTTGGTTGCAAGTATCGGACCTTGGACAAGAAATTTTGGCAG GAGAAGGGTACCGAAAAGGCTTTGTATGGACTAGATGACATATCAGAAGCAGATGAAATTGTCATT GTTGAAGGTGAAATTGATAAGCTCTCATTGGAGGAAGCTGGCTTTCTAAATTGTGCAAGTGTTCCGAGTGGTGCCCCAGTAAAGGTTTCCAACAAAGAATTGCCTTCTCCGGACAAA GACACGGCTTTTCAATACTTATGGAGCTGCAAGGATTACTTGGATAAG GCGTCTCGAATAATCCTGGCAACTGATGGCGATGCACCTGGTCAAGCTTTGGCAGAGGAACTTGCAAAGCGCCTTGGAAAACAAAG ATGTTGGAAGGTAAATTGGCCGAAAAAGGATGACAGCGGTAGCTTCAACGATGCAAATGag GTTCTCAAGCATTTAGGACCTACTGCCCTCAGGGAAGTAATTGAACATGCAGAGGCAATGTCTCCCACATACTCCGAACCAAGTAACGCTTAA
- the LOC115756005 gene encoding primase homolog protein isoform X7 produces the protein MPFGVAQAHHLNSCPRMFVKMKPDGSSGSCAALRRSVRCSRTESTPPVTEARLQHSEGGVAGMAKLRGLEQKVELLGIDCEDLSRPGFYSNLFCPKCRGGQKVERSLSFHIVQSVEFAMWRCFRMECGWAGQAFADSGKSCDGDYAAIEVGSAVDMTEESLRLEPLSDEIIGYFAERKILEETLQRNGVKQVSGKQSEICFTYKRKGQIVSCKYRTLDKKFRQKGVIKAFYGLDDISEADEIIIVEGEIDKLSMEEAGFINCVSVPSGAPCKVSDKQLPSPDKDKAFQYLWNCKDYLDKASRIILATDGDAPGQALAEELARRLGKQRCWKVNWPKKDDSGSFNDANEVLKHLGPTALREVIEHAEAMSPTYSEPSNA, from the exons ATGCCCTTCGGTGTCGCGCAGGCTCACCATCTCAATTCTTGCCCCAGAATGTTCGTCAAGATGAAGCCCGATGGATCTTCAGGTTCATGCGCAGCTCTGCGTCGCTCCGTCCGCTGTTCCAGGACGGAGAGCACACCTCCAG TTACAGAGGCGAGATTGCAGCATTCTGAGGGTGGGGTTGCTGGTATGGCGAAATTGAGAGGGTTGGAGCAGAAAGTGGAGCTTCTTGGTATTGACTGTGAGGATCTTAGCAGGCCTGGATTTTACAGCAACTTGTTTTGTCCAAAG TGTCGAGGGGGACAGAAAGTTGAGAGAAGTCTCTCTTTCCATATCGTCCAAAGTGT GGAGTTCGCAATGTGGAGGTGTTTCCGAATGGAATGTGGATGGGCTGGTCAG GCCTTTGCAGACAGTGGAAAATCATGTGATGGAGACTACGCAGCCATAGAGGTCGGTTCCGCTGTAGACATGACAGAAGAGAGCCTAAGGTTGGAACCCTTAAGCGATGAG ATTATTGGCTACTTTGCGGAACGAAAAATATTGGAGGAAACTCTTCAAAGAAATGGAGTCAAACAAGTATCAGGCAAACAG AGTGAAATTTGTTTTACTTACAAAAGGAAAGGACAAATTGTGAGTTGCAAGTATCGGACCTTGGACAAGAAATTTCGACAG AAGGGTGTCATTAAGGCATTCTATGGACTAGATGACATATCAGAAGCAGATGAAATCATCATT GTTGAAGGTGAAATTGATAAGCTCTCAATGGAGGAAGCTGGCTTTATAAACTGTGTAAGTGTTCCTAGCGGCGCCCCATGTAAAGTTTCCGACAAACAATTGCCTTCTCCGGACAAG GACAAGGCTTTTCAATACTTATGGAACTGCAAGGATTACTTGGATAAG GCTTCTCGAATAATCCTGGCAACTGATGGCGACGCACCTGGTCAAGCTTTGGCAGAGGAGCTTGCAAGGCGCCTTGGAAAACAAAG ATGTTGGAAGGTAAATTGGCCGAAAAAGGATGACAGCGGTAGCTTCAACGATGCAAATGag GTTCTCAAGCATTTAGGACCTACTGCCCTCAGGGAAGTAATTGAACATGCAGAGGCAATGTCTCCCACATACTCCGAACCAAGTAACGCTTAA
- the LOC115756005 gene encoding primase homolog protein isoform X1: MPFGVAQAHHLNSCPRMFVKMKPDGSSGSCAALRRSVRCSRTESTPPVTEARLQHSEGGVAGMAKLRGLEQKVELLGIDCEDLSRPGFYSNLFCPKCRGGQKVERSLSFHIVQSVEFAMWRCFRMECGWAGQAFADGCKSCDGDYAAIKVSSTVQMTEDSLRLEPLSNKIIGYFAERKILEETLHRNGVKQLSGKQCVISFPYKRKGQLVGCKYRTLDKKFWQEKGTEKALYGLDDISEADEIVIVEGEIDKLSLEEAGFLNCASVPSGAPVKVSNKELPSPDKDKAFQYLWNCKDYLDKASRIILATDGDAPGQALAEELARRLGKQRCWKVNWPKKDDSGSFNDANEVLKHLGPTALREVIEHAEAMSPTYSEPSNA, translated from the exons ATGCCCTTCGGTGTCGCGCAGGCTCACCATCTCAATTCTTGCCCCAGAATGTTCGTCAAGATGAAGCCCGATGGATCTTCAGGTTCATGCGCAGCTCTGCGTCGCTCCGTCCGCTGTTCCAGGACGGAGAGCACACCTCCAG TTACAGAGGCGAGATTGCAGCATTCTGAGGGTGGGGTTGCTGGTATGGCGAAATTGAGAGGGTTGGAGCAGAAAGTGGAGCTTCTTGGTATTGACTGTGAGGATCTTAGCAGGCCTGGATTTTACAGCAACTTGTTTTGTCCAAAG TGTCGAGGGGGACAGAAAGTTGAGAGAAGTCTCTCTTTCCATATCGTCCAAAGTGT GGAGTTCGCAATGTGGAGGTGTTTCCGAATGGAATGTGGATGGGCTGGTCAG GCCTTTGCAGACGGTTGTAAATCATGTGATGGAGACTATGCAGCCATAAAGGTCAGTTCCACTGTACAGATGACAGAAGATAGCCTAAGGTTGGAACCCTTGAGCAATAAG ATTATTGGGTACTTTGCGGAACGAAAAATTTTGGAGGAAACTCTTCATAGAAATGGAGTCAAACAACTATCAGGCAAACAG TGtgtaatttcttttccttacaAAAGGAAAGGACAACTTGTTGGTTGCAAGTATCGGACCTTGGACAAGAAATTTTGGCAG GAGAAGGGTACCGAAAAGGCTTTGTATGGACTAGATGACATATCAGAAGCAGATGAAATTGTCATT GTTGAAGGTGAAATTGATAAGCTCTCATTGGAGGAAGCTGGCTTTCTAAATTGTGCAAGTGTTCCGAGTGGTGCCCCAGTAAAGGTTTCCAACAAAGAATTGCCTTCTCCGGACAAA GACAAGGCTTTTCAATACTTATGGAACTGCAAGGATTACTTGGATAAG GCTTCTCGAATAATCCTGGCAACTGATGGCGACGCACCTGGTCAAGCTTTGGCAGAGGAGCTTGCAAGGCGCCTTGGAAAACAAAG ATGTTGGAAGGTAAATTGGCCGAAAAAGGATGACAGCGGTAGCTTCAACGATGCAAATGag GTTCTCAAGCATTTAGGACCTACTGCCCTCAGGGAAGTAATTGAACATGCAGAGGCAATGTCTCCCACATACTCCGAACCAAGTAACGCTTAA
- the LOC115756005 gene encoding primase homolog protein isoform X2, whose amino-acid sequence MPFGVAQAHHLNSCPRMFVKMKPDGSSGSCAALRRSVRCSRTESTPPVTEARLQHSEGGVAGMAKLRGLEQKVELLGIDCEDLSRPGFYSNLFCPKCRGGQKVERSLSFHIVQSVEFAMWRCFRMECGWAGQAFADGCKSCDGDYAAIKVSSTVQMTEDSLRLEPLSNKIIGYFAERKILEETLHRNGVKQLSGKQCVISFPYKRKGQLVGCKYRTLDKKFWQEKGTEKALYGLDDISEADEIVIVEGEIDKLSMEEAGFINCVSVPSGAPCKVSDKQLPSPDKDKAFQYLWNCKDYLDKASRIILATDGDAPGQALAEELARRLGKQRCWKVNWPKKDDSGSFNDANEVLKHLGPTALREVIEHAEAMSPTYSEPSNA is encoded by the exons ATGCCCTTCGGTGTCGCGCAGGCTCACCATCTCAATTCTTGCCCCAGAATGTTCGTCAAGATGAAGCCCGATGGATCTTCAGGTTCATGCGCAGCTCTGCGTCGCTCCGTCCGCTGTTCCAGGACGGAGAGCACACCTCCAG TTACAGAGGCGAGATTGCAGCATTCTGAGGGTGGGGTTGCTGGTATGGCGAAATTGAGAGGGTTGGAGCAGAAAGTGGAGCTTCTTGGTATTGACTGTGAGGATCTTAGCAGGCCTGGATTTTACAGCAACTTGTTTTGTCCAAAG TGTCGAGGGGGACAGAAAGTTGAGAGAAGTCTCTCTTTCCATATCGTCCAAAGTGT GGAGTTCGCAATGTGGAGGTGTTTCCGAATGGAATGTGGATGGGCTGGTCAG GCCTTTGCAGACGGTTGTAAATCATGTGATGGAGACTATGCAGCCATAAAGGTCAGTTCCACTGTACAGATGACAGAAGATAGCCTAAGGTTGGAACCCTTGAGCAATAAG ATTATTGGGTACTTTGCGGAACGAAAAATTTTGGAGGAAACTCTTCATAGAAATGGAGTCAAACAACTATCAGGCAAACAG TGtgtaatttcttttccttacaAAAGGAAAGGACAACTTGTTGGTTGCAAGTATCGGACCTTGGACAAGAAATTTTGGCAG GAGAAGGGTACCGAAAAGGCTTTGTATGGACTAGATGACATATCAGAAGCAGATGAAATTGTCATT GTTGAAGGTGAAATTGATAAGCTCTCAATGGAGGAAGCTGGCTTTATAAACTGTGTAAGTGTTCCTAGCGGCGCCCCATGTAAAGTTTCCGACAAACAATTGCCTTCTCCGGACAAG GACAAGGCTTTTCAATACTTATGGAACTGCAAGGATTACTTGGATAAG GCTTCTCGAATAATCCTGGCAACTGATGGCGACGCACCTGGTCAAGCTTTGGCAGAGGAGCTTGCAAGGCGCCTTGGAAAACAAAG ATGTTGGAAGGTAAATTGGCCGAAAAAGGATGACAGCGGTAGCTTCAACGATGCAAATGag GTTCTCAAGCATTTAGGACCTACTGCCCTCAGGGAAGTAATTGAACATGCAGAGGCAATGTCTCCCACATACTCCGAACCAAGTAACGCTTAA
- the LOC115756005 gene encoding primase homolog protein isoform X6 produces MPFGVAQAHHLNSCPRMFVKMKPDGSSGSCAALRRSVRCSRTESTPPVTEARLQHSEGGVAGMAKLRGLEQKVELLGIDCEDLSRPGFYSNLFCPKCRGGQKVERSLSFHIVQSVEFAMWRCFRMECGWAGQAFADGCKSCDGDYAAIKVSSTVQMTEDSLRLEPLSNKIIGYFAERKILEETLHRNGVKQLSGKQCVISFPYKRKGQLVGCKYRTLDKKFWQKGVIKAFYGLDDISEADEIIIVEGEIDKLSMEEAGFINCVSVPSGAPCKVSDKQLPSPDKDKAFQYLWNCKDYLDKASRIILATDGDAPGQALAEELARRLGKQRCWKVNWPKKDDSGSFNDANEVLKHLGPTALREVIEHAEAMSPTYSEPSNA; encoded by the exons ATGCCCTTCGGTGTCGCGCAGGCTCACCATCTCAATTCTTGCCCCAGAATGTTCGTCAAGATGAAGCCCGATGGATCTTCAGGTTCATGCGCAGCTCTGCGTCGCTCCGTCCGCTGTTCCAGGACGGAGAGCACACCTCCAG TTACAGAGGCGAGATTGCAGCATTCTGAGGGTGGGGTTGCTGGTATGGCGAAATTGAGAGGGTTGGAGCAGAAAGTGGAGCTTCTTGGTATTGACTGTGAGGATCTTAGCAGGCCTGGATTTTACAGCAACTTGTTTTGTCCAAAG TGTCGAGGGGGACAGAAAGTTGAGAGAAGTCTCTCTTTCCATATCGTCCAAAGTGT GGAGTTCGCAATGTGGAGGTGTTTCCGAATGGAATGTGGATGGGCTGGTCAG GCCTTTGCAGACGGTTGTAAATCATGTGATGGAGACTATGCAGCCATAAAGGTCAGTTCCACTGTACAGATGACAGAAGATAGCCTAAGGTTGGAACCCTTGAGCAATAAG ATTATTGGGTACTTTGCGGAACGAAAAATTTTGGAGGAAACTCTTCATAGAAATGGAGTCAAACAACTATCAGGCAAACAG TGtgtaatttcttttccttacaAAAGGAAAGGACAACTTGTTGGTTGCAAGTATCGGACCTTGGACAAGAAATTTTGGCAG AAGGGTGTCATTAAGGCATTCTATGGACTAGATGACATATCAGAAGCAGATGAAATCATCATT GTTGAAGGTGAAATTGATAAGCTCTCAATGGAGGAAGCTGGCTTTATAAACTGTGTAAGTGTTCCTAGCGGCGCCCCATGTAAAGTTTCCGACAAACAATTGCCTTCTCCGGACAAG GACAAGGCTTTTCAATACTTATGGAACTGCAAGGATTACTTGGATAAG GCTTCTCGAATAATCCTGGCAACTGATGGCGACGCACCTGGTCAAGCTTTGGCAGAGGAGCTTGCAAGGCGCCTTGGAAAACAAAG ATGTTGGAAGGTAAATTGGCCGAAAAAGGATGACAGCGGTAGCTTCAACGATGCAAATGag GTTCTCAAGCATTTAGGACCTACTGCCCTCAGGGAAGTAATTGAACATGCAGAGGCAATGTCTCCCACATACTCCGAACCAAGTAACGCTTAA
- the LOC115756005 gene encoding primase homolog protein isoform X5 → MPFGVAQAHHLNSCPRMFVKMKPDGSSGSCAALRRSVRCSRTESTPPVTEARLQHSEGGVAGMAKLRGLEQKVELLGIDCEDLSRPGFYSNLFCPKCRGGQKVERSLSFHIVQSVEFAMWRCFRMECGWAGQAFADSGKSCDGDYAAIEVGSAVDMTEESLRLEPLSDEIIGYFAERKILEETLQRNGVKQVSGKQSEICFTYKRKGQIVSCKYRTLDKKFRQEKGVIKAFYGLDDISEADEIIIVEGEIDKLSMEEAGFINCVSVPSGAPCKVSDKQLPSPDKDKAFQYLWNCKDYLDKASRIILATDGDAPGQALAEELARRLGKQRCWKVNWPKKDDSGSFNDANEVLKHLGPTALREVIEHAEAMSPTYSEPSNA, encoded by the exons ATGCCCTTCGGTGTCGCGCAGGCTCACCATCTCAATTCTTGCCCCAGAATGTTCGTCAAGATGAAGCCCGATGGATCTTCAGGTTCATGCGCAGCTCTGCGTCGCTCCGTCCGCTGTTCCAGGACGGAGAGCACACCTCCAG TTACAGAGGCGAGATTGCAGCATTCTGAGGGTGGGGTTGCTGGTATGGCGAAATTGAGAGGGTTGGAGCAGAAAGTGGAGCTTCTTGGTATTGACTGTGAGGATCTTAGCAGGCCTGGATTTTACAGCAACTTGTTTTGTCCAAAG TGTCGAGGGGGACAGAAAGTTGAGAGAAGTCTCTCTTTCCATATCGTCCAAAGTGT GGAGTTCGCAATGTGGAGGTGTTTCCGAATGGAATGTGGATGGGCTGGTCAG GCCTTTGCAGACAGTGGAAAATCATGTGATGGAGACTACGCAGCCATAGAGGTCGGTTCCGCTGTAGACATGACAGAAGAGAGCCTAAGGTTGGAACCCTTAAGCGATGAG ATTATTGGCTACTTTGCGGAACGAAAAATATTGGAGGAAACTCTTCAAAGAAATGGAGTCAAACAAGTATCAGGCAAACAG AGTGAAATTTGTTTTACTTACAAAAGGAAAGGACAAATTGTGAGTTGCAAGTATCGGACCTTGGACAAGAAATTTCGACAG GAGAAGGGTGTCATTAAGGCATTCTATGGACTAGATGACATATCAGAAGCAGATGAAATCATCATT GTTGAAGGTGAAATTGATAAGCTCTCAATGGAGGAAGCTGGCTTTATAAACTGTGTAAGTGTTCCTAGCGGCGCCCCATGTAAAGTTTCCGACAAACAATTGCCTTCTCCGGACAAG GACAAGGCTTTTCAATACTTATGGAACTGCAAGGATTACTTGGATAAG GCTTCTCGAATAATCCTGGCAACTGATGGCGACGCACCTGGTCAAGCTTTGGCAGAGGAGCTTGCAAGGCGCCTTGGAAAACAAAG ATGTTGGAAGGTAAATTGGCCGAAAAAGGATGACAGCGGTAGCTTCAACGATGCAAATGag GTTCTCAAGCATTTAGGACCTACTGCCCTCAGGGAAGTAATTGAACATGCAGAGGCAATGTCTCCCACATACTCCGAACCAAGTAACGCTTAA
- the LOC115756008 gene encoding probable E3 ubiquitin-protein ligase RZFP34, whose protein sequence is MGELTVEHSEDQKFELKNLETLEAVICEDKNSEKADKCTPQSDGKCMPTVFPEDVRKVNDFLEKGCSLFGCSHYRRRCRIRAPCCNEIYDCRHCHNEAKNSINVDQKGRHDMPRHEVSQVICSLCGTEQQVQQFCINCGVCMGKYFCATCKFFDDDTSKKQYHCSGCGICRIGGSENFFHCYKCGCCYSISHKNSHPCIEGAMHHDCPVCFEYLFDSRNDVTVMPCGHTIHQNCLKEMRDHFQYACPLCLKSVCDMSKVWEKFDLEIAATPMPEPYQNKMVWILCNDCGKTSEVQFHVVAQKCLNCNSYNTRQTRG, encoded by the exons ATGGGGGAACTGACTGTAGAGCATTCTGAGGATCAGAAATTTGAGTTGAAGAACTTGGAGACCTTGGAGGCCGTCATATGTGAAGATAAAAATAGTGAGAAAGCTGATAAATGCACGCCACAATCAGATGGCAAATGCATGCCCACTGTTTTTCCAGAAGATGTTcgaaaagtgaatgattttctGGAGAAGGGATGCTCACTCTTTGG ATGTTCACATTATCGGCGGAGGTGCCGCATCAGAGCTCCGTGTTGTAACGAAATTTATGATTGTCGCCATTGTCACAACGAGGCAAAA AATAGTATCAATGTGGATCAGAAAGGTAGACATGACATGCCACGCCATGAAGTTAGTCAG GTGATATGTTCCCTTTGTGGCACTGAACAACAG GTCCAGCAGTTCTGTATAAACTGTGGTGTGTGCATGGGGAAATACTTCTGTGCGACGTGCAAGTTTTTTGACGATGAT ACATCTAAAAAGCAATACCACTGCAGTGGATGTGGAATATGCAG AATTGGAGGGAGTGAAAACTTTTTTCACTGCTACAAGTGTG GCTGCTGTTACTCTATTTCGCACAAGAACAGCCACCCTTGTATAGAAGGAGCAATGCATCATGATTGCCCTGTCTGTTTTGAG TATTTATTCGACTCGAGGAACGATGTGACTGTTATGCCATGTGGACACACAATTCATCAGAACTGCTTGAAGGAGATGAGAGATCATTTTCA ATATGCTTGCCCCCTTTGTTTGAAGTCCGTTTGTGATATGTCCAAGGTCTGGGAGAAATTCGATTTGGAGATTGCTGCGACACCGATGCCAGAGCCTTACCAGAATAAGATG GTGTGGATTCTTTGCAACGACTGTGGGAAAACCTCTGAGGTGCAATTCCATGTAGTGGCTCAGAAGTGCTTGAACTGCAACTCCTACAATACTCGCCAGACGAGAGGCTGA